Proteins co-encoded in one Erinaceus europaeus chromosome 2, mEriEur2.1, whole genome shotgun sequence genomic window:
- the HNRNPA0 gene encoding LOW QUALITY PROTEIN: heterogeneous nuclear ribonucleoprotein A0 (The sequence of the model RefSeq protein was modified relative to this genomic sequence to represent the inferred CDS: deleted 2 bases in 1 codon), translating into MENSQLCKLFIGGLNVQTSESGLRGHFEAFGTLTDCVVVVNPQTKRSRCFGFVTYSNVEEADAAMAASPHAVDGNTVELKRAVSREDSARPGAHAKVKKLFVGGLKGDVAEGDLIEHFSQFGAVEKAEIIADKQSGKKRGFGFVYFQNHDAADKAAVVKFHPIQGHRVEVKKAVPKEDIHSGGGGGGSRSSRGGRGGRGRGGGGGGRDQNGLSKGGGGYNSYGGYGGGGGGGYNAYGGGGGGGGSSYGGSDYGNGFGGFGSYSQHQSSYGPMKSGGGGGGGGGGGGGSSWGGRSNSGPYRGGYGGGGGGYGGSSF; encoded by the exons ATGGAGAATTCCCAGCTGTGTAAGCTGTTCATCGGCGGCCTCAATGTGCAGACGAGTGAGTCGGGCCTGCGCGGCCACTTTGAGGCCTTTGGGACTCTGACGGACTGCGTGGTGGTGGTGAACCCCCAAACCAAGCGCTCCCGCTGCTTCGGCTTCGTGACCTACTCCAACGTGGAGGAGGCCGACGCCGCCATGGCCGCCTCGCCGCACGCCGTGGACGGCAACACGGTGGAGCTGAAGCGGGCGGTGTCCCGGGAGGATTCGGCGCGGCCCGGGGCCCACGCCAAGGTGAAGAAGCTCTTTGTCGGGGGCCTGAAGGGAGACGTGGCGGAGGGCGACCTGATCGAGCACTTCTCGCAGTTCGGCGCCGTGGAGAAGGCCGAGATCATCGCCGACAAGCAGTCGGGCAAGAAGCGCGGCTTCGGCTTCGTGTATTTTCAGAATCACGACGCGGCCGATAAGGCCGCGGTGGTCAAGTTCCACCCGATCCAAGGCCATCGCGTGGAGGTGAAGAAGGCGGTGCCCAAGGAGGATATCCactccggcggcggcggcggcggctcccgCTCCTCGCGGGGCGGCCGGGGCGGCCgggggcgcggcggcggcggcggcggccgagaCCAGAACGGCCTGTCCAAGGGCGGCGGCGGTTACAACAGCTACGGAGGTtacgggggcggcggcggcggcggctacAACGCCTACggagggggcggcggcggcggcggctcgtCCTACGGGGGAAGCGACTACGGGAACGGCTTCGGCGGCTTCGGCAGCTACAGTCAGCACCAGTCTTCCTACGGGCCCATGaagagcggcggcggcggcggcggcggcggcggcggcggc ggcggcAGCAGCTGGGGCGGCCGCAGTAACAGTGGACCCTACAGAGGCGGCTACGGCGGCGGAGGGGGAGGCTACGGAGGCAGCTCCTtctaa